From a single Bacillus sp. NEB1478 genomic region:
- the cbpA gene encoding cyclic di-AMP binding protein CbpA — protein sequence MKVKSNYLVKSKVKYVTENMSISEARFTIIQSGYRCIPVLDEKEEKFVGLLFKETTSDYIIENVGSVKDHVSRIVEEKDAFIHENTPYFKVLFTIRRLPFMAVVDDNHQFLGIITHSKVMDILEDSYGIKKGGYSLTVSTTEGKGSLRKLFTVIPEEYNLEGVFTQDAGKQFLRRVVITFNESVSLKEIELLVHRIEANGFKVADIEDLRTFASV from the coding sequence ATGAAAGTTAAATCTAATTACCTAGTAAAATCTAAAGTAAAGTATGTAACAGAAAATATGTCGATTAGCGAGGCTCGTTTCACTATTATTCAATCGGGCTACCGCTGTATACCAGTATTGGACGAAAAAGAAGAGAAATTTGTAGGCTTGCTTTTTAAAGAGACGACATCCGACTATATTATAGAAAATGTTGGTTCTGTAAAGGACCATGTCAGCAGAATCGTTGAAGAAAAAGATGCTTTTATCCATGAGAATACACCTTATTTTAAAGTTTTATTCACAATAAGACGTCTTCCTTTTATGGCTGTCGTTGATGATAACCACCAATTCTTAGGAATTATTACCCATTCAAAGGTAATGGATATTTTGGAAGATTCTTATGGAATTAAAAAAGGCGGCTACTCCTTGACTGTTTCCACGACAGAAGGAAAAGGTTCCCTAAGAAAATTGTTTACGGTCATACCTGAAGAATACAATTTAGAAGGTGTATTTACACAGGACGCAGGAAAACAATTTCTCCGCAGGGTAGTTATTACGTTTAATGAAAGTGTTTCTCTTAAAGAGATTGAGTTGTTGGTGCATCGTATTGAAGCAAATGGATTTAAAGTAGCTGATATTGAGGATCTAAGAACTTTTGCAAGTGTTTAA
- a CDS encoding TetR/AcrR family transcriptional regulator C-terminal domain-containing protein, which yields MEIQIDKEHIIQAALKLLNQSGIHSLSMRKLADQLGIKASSIYWHVKNKSELLQLLAERITEKISYPGEPFTWDKGLKVIANNYLEVLLSYRDSAEIMMITPPFTPNRLSLIEFVYSLFIKAGIPKEEIQSAASLFNNYILSFVMDEVKIGEQDQLTDLSKMQSFKDAEKYPLLASVHSPEKEQDMIQRFQWGLEVLISGFKSIK from the coding sequence ATGGAAATTCAAATAGATAAAGAGCATATCATTCAAGCAGCACTGAAATTACTGAATCAATCTGGAATACATTCCTTATCCATGCGGAAATTAGCTGATCAACTGGGAATAAAGGCATCATCCATTTACTGGCATGTTAAAAACAAATCAGAATTGCTTCAGTTGTTAGCAGAGAGAATCACAGAAAAGATATCTTATCCCGGAGAACCTTTTACTTGGGATAAAGGGTTGAAAGTCATAGCAAATAATTATTTGGAAGTTTTGCTGTCTTATAGAGATTCTGCTGAAATCATGATGATTACACCGCCATTTACACCGAATCGTTTATCACTTATCGAATTTGTTTACAGCCTTTTTATAAAGGCGGGTATACCTAAAGAGGAAATTCAATCCGCAGCTTCACTATTTAACAATTACATCTTGTCATTTGTAATGGACGAAGTGAAAATTGGTGAACAAGATCAATTAACCGATTTAAGTAAGATGCAATCTTTTAAGGATGCAGAAAAATATCCGTTATTAGCTTCCGTTCATTCTCCTGAGAAAGAACAGGATATGATTCAAAGATTTCAGTGGGGGCTAGAAGTTTTGATTTCTGGATTTAAATCAATAAAATAA
- a CDS encoding DUF2269 domain-containing protein, with protein sequence MLLLINLIVMPLVLLGLLALFTWIGKKRSVKFNPKQKNLWLIAHIFFVIIYFGGLLTTLLLAVSTKFTQSRELIYAAHLFIQYSDWFLIIPGGIGTFITGIWLAVRTHWGATKHYWVLVKWIGNVVAIVFGANFMRMWIHDHFEEIFSNPVHPLENSFYLSNLQGLFLGITFSLVLLLFLVVISYVKPWGKRNQKNKKDISI encoded by the coding sequence ATGCTTTTGTTAATAAATTTAATTGTTATGCCTCTTGTGCTTTTAGGTTTGCTTGCATTGTTCACTTGGATTGGCAAAAAGAGATCTGTAAAATTTAATCCAAAACAGAAGAATTTATGGTTAATAGCCCATATTTTCTTTGTTATTATTTATTTCGGAGGTCTGTTAACCACCCTCTTATTAGCCGTTTCTACCAAATTTACGCAAAGCCGTGAACTCATTTATGCTGCACACCTGTTCATTCAATATTCAGACTGGTTTTTAATCATACCAGGTGGAATAGGTACTTTCATAACTGGTATTTGGCTTGCAGTTCGTACACATTGGGGAGCTACAAAGCATTATTGGGTGCTTGTAAAATGGATTGGGAATGTTGTGGCAATCGTGTTTGGGGCTAATTTTATGAGAATGTGGATTCATGACCATTTTGAGGAAATCTTTTCAAATCCCGTTCATCCATTAGAAAATTCTTTTTATCTATCTAACTTGCAAGGATTATTTTTGGGGATAACTTTTAGCTTAGTTCTCCTATTATTTTTGGTAGTCATCTCCTACGTAAAACCATGGGGAAAAAGAAATCAAAAAAATAAGAAGGATATATCTATATAA